Proteins from a single region of Runella sp. SP2:
- the argB gene encoding acetylglutamate kinase, with amino-acid sequence MEKLLVIKIGGNVIDNPEALDRFLSSFVSLPQHKILIHGGGKIATQVAEKLGIETLMVDGRRITDEAMLNVVTMVYGGLVNKTIVGKLQQKDSNAIGLTGADAAVIKARKRPVKEIDYGFVGDVEAVNSDQLSAFLRGGLVPIIAPLTFDPASGSMLNTNADTMASSVAVALATQFEVNLVYCFEKKGVLSDPTNDDAVIPQIAPSAYQAYKAEGVINKGMIPKLDNAFAALQNGVAKVTICHADQLATAVNDGTAGTQLINE; translated from the coding sequence ATGGAAAAATTGCTAGTAATTAAAATAGGCGGCAACGTCATTGATAATCCTGAAGCCCTCGATCGCTTTCTATCGTCGTTTGTGAGCTTGCCTCAACACAAAATATTAATCCACGGTGGCGGAAAAATCGCGACCCAAGTGGCCGAAAAGTTAGGCATCGAAACCTTGATGGTCGATGGCCGACGCATTACCGACGAAGCCATGTTGAACGTCGTCACGATGGTCTATGGAGGTTTGGTAAACAAAACCATCGTTGGGAAACTCCAACAAAAAGACAGCAATGCGATTGGGCTCACGGGTGCTGATGCGGCCGTGATCAAGGCCCGCAAACGCCCCGTCAAAGAAATCGACTACGGATTTGTGGGCGACGTCGAAGCGGTGAATAGCGACCAACTTTCCGCCTTTCTTCGTGGTGGTCTGGTACCTATCATTGCCCCTTTGACCTTCGACCCTGCTTCGGGAAGTATGCTAAACACCAATGCCGATACCATGGCTTCGTCGGTGGCAGTAGCCTTAGCGACCCAGTTTGAAGTAAACTTGGTGTATTGTTTTGAGAAAAAAGGCGTCTTGTCTGATCCTACCAACGATGATGCCGTCATTCCTCAAATTGCCCCAAGTGCCTACCAAGCTTACAAGGCCGAAGGGGTAATTAATAAAGGAATGATACCCAAACTCGACAATGCCTTTGCCGCACTCCAAAATGGCGTGGCCAAAGTAACCATTTGTCATGCCGACCAACTTGCAACAGCCGTCAATGATGGCACCGCAGGAACCCAACTCATCAATGAATAA
- the recO gene encoding DNA repair protein RecO, with product MIHKTRGIALNFIRYRETSIIAKIYTEEFGIQSYIVNGVRSAKSKTNRIALFQPLTLLDLVVYHKSKEQTIHRLSEIKCSLPFKSLPFDFVKSSIALFITELLVKTLREEETNNPLFEFLSESITYLEETTTGYENFHLQFLAKFAFFLGFGPETVKEIEEQLAENLYPYTLEPEMREAVQMFIHLPYEARGHLDRLQRSKLLDALIFFYKVHLEGLGEIKSLDVLRELMR from the coding sequence ATGATTCACAAAACCCGTGGCATAGCACTCAATTTTATTCGTTACCGCGAAACGTCGATTATTGCCAAAATCTACACGGAAGAATTTGGTATTCAGAGTTATATCGTGAATGGCGTAAGGTCGGCTAAGTCCAAAACCAACCGAATTGCGTTGTTTCAGCCACTGACTTTGCTCGACTTAGTGGTGTACCACAAGAGTAAAGAACAAACCATCCACCGTCTATCCGAAATTAAATGCAGTTTGCCATTTAAAAGTCTCCCGTTTGATTTTGTAAAATCGAGTATTGCGCTTTTTATCACCGAACTTTTGGTTAAAACACTCAGAGAGGAAGAAACTAATAATCCTTTGTTTGAATTTCTTAGCGAATCCATCACTTATTTGGAAGAAACGACGACGGGATACGAAAATTTTCACCTTCAATTTTTGGCAAAATTTGCGTTTTTTCTAGGTTTTGGTCCCGAAACGGTCAAGGAAATTGAGGAACAACTGGCGGAGAATTTATATCCATATACCCTCGAACCCGAAATGCGAGAGGCAGTACAAATGTTTATACATTTGCCCTACGAAGCCAGGGGGCATTTAGACCGCCTTCAACGTAGCAAATTGCTGGACGCACTCATTTTTTTCTACAAAGTCCACTTGGAAGGGTTAGGAGAAATCAAGTCACTGGATGTCCTTCGAGAGTTGATGCGTTAG
- a CDS encoding metallophosphoesterase family protein, whose amino-acid sequence MKRTLVIGDIHGGLRALQQVMQRATVTTKDTLIFLGDYVDGWSESAQVIDFLMKLSAKQPCIFIKGNHDLWCEGWLEMGLAPHHWLLHGGSSTAKSYQRYNIEAKLAHLAFFSQMKYYYIDSQNRLFVHGGFTSVYGPEQEEDETICCWDRTLWETAVGMDKNLSSTLYPKRFKRFKEIFIGHTPTLNYQTDLPMHRANIWNVDTGAAFHGKLTLMDAATKEYWQSDIVQTLYPGEEGRGKK is encoded by the coding sequence ATGAAAAGAACCTTGGTCATAGGTGACATACACGGTGGTTTACGTGCGTTACAGCAAGTAATGCAACGCGCTACTGTCACGACCAAGGATACGCTCATTTTTTTGGGTGATTATGTCGATGGCTGGAGCGAATCGGCCCAAGTCATTGATTTTTTGATGAAACTTTCGGCAAAACAACCCTGTATTTTCATCAAAGGAAACCACGATTTATGGTGTGAGGGCTGGCTTGAAATGGGGCTTGCCCCGCACCATTGGTTGCTACACGGCGGAAGTAGCACGGCCAAAAGTTATCAACGCTACAACATTGAAGCAAAGCTGGCCCATTTGGCTTTTTTTAGCCAAATGAAATATTACTACATTGATTCTCAAAACCGTCTGTTTGTGCACGGCGGCTTTACATCGGTCTATGGCCCCGAACAAGAAGAAGATGAAACTATTTGCTGCTGGGATCGTACCTTGTGGGAAACAGCAGTCGGTATGGATAAAAACCTTTCTTCAACGCTTTACCCAAAGCGTTTTAAGCGCTTCAAAGAAATTTTTATTGGCCATACGCCAACTCTCAATTACCAAACCGATTTGCCTATGCACCGTGCCAACATTTGGAACGTTGATACAGGCGCCGCTTTTCACGGAAAACTCACATTAATGGATGCTGCCACCAAAGAATACTGGCAAAGCGACATCGTCCAAACCCTCTACCCTGGCGAAGAAGGAAGGGGGAAGAAGTAG
- a CDS encoding helix-turn-helix domain-containing protein: protein MMKTIAEKIRLLRLEKGFSQENVADMLGISTTAYGDIERGKTDLTLSRLQSIAHVFSTSLGHLMGEEDAITSQIQQLELEKLKIENEKLRLENQLLKEKLAGRIIVDLLRERTQIPAERQRIGF from the coding sequence ATGATGAAAACGATTGCTGAAAAAATCCGACTCCTTCGCCTCGAAAAAGGCTTTTCGCAAGAAAATGTTGCCGATATGCTCGGTATCTCCACCACAGCTTATGGAGATATTGAACGAGGAAAAACTGACCTGACCCTTTCACGACTTCAAAGTATTGCCCACGTATTTTCGACTTCATTGGGGCATTTGATGGGCGAAGAGGATGCTATTACTTCTCAAATTCAGCAGCTAGAGCTTGAAAAACTGAAAATAGAGAATGAAAAGCTACGCCTTGAAAATCAGCTATTAAAAGAAAAATTGGCGGGAAGAATCATAGTAGATTTACTGCGAGAACGTACGCAAATACCCGCCGAACGACAACGGATTGGTTTTTAA
- a CDS encoding alpha-1,4-glucan--maltose-1-phosphate maltosyltransferase, producing the protein MMNLAEIAGKNRVIVEKVTPELDGGQFYIKAVPNEVIQVEADIFCDGHDKTAARLCFKHQSEKKWSEVPMRFVNNDRWEGQFIVEKEGDYLYTIEAWVDHLASWEHEITLKVRDAQHVNSELLVGASLLEKIVKNASKEDKKAIQEAIKAFRDEKRYNEAVLLAIGEQMAEWIEKYAYRENVTRYKELRLWVDRPRAGFSTWYSMFPRSAAKEPGQHGTFRDVIDLLPRIERMGFDVLYLPPIHPIGMQFRKGKNNNVLCQPGEPGVPYGIGSELGGHDAIHPDLGTLDDFKALVAACKAHGMEIAMDLAIQCSPDHPWAKNHPEWFKIRPDGTIQYAENPPKKYQDIYPINFETEAWESLWLELRRIIFVWAEWGVRIIRVDNPHTKAFAFWDWVIAETKKKYPDMIFLAEAFTRPKVMQRLAKGGYNQSYTYYTWRTSKEELVAYMTELTQTEMKHYFRPNFWPNTHDINPPLLQSGHEPNFLIRYFMAATLSSNYGIFGPTYEFMVHEAFPGKEEYWNSEKYEIKHWDWNHTNKFTYVITQVNRARKENAALQQTNNITFCDINDDQLLAYLKTHPDGNRILCVVNLDGYNRRGNTVRIPLHKIGKAGWEDFIVHDLLTESKYVWKGEYNYIELDPYLLPFHLFRIEDL; encoded by the coding sequence ATGATGAATCTCGCCGAAATTGCTGGAAAAAACCGTGTCATTGTTGAAAAAGTAACTCCTGAGCTAGACGGAGGACAGTTTTATATTAAAGCCGTTCCCAACGAAGTGATTCAGGTAGAAGCCGATATTTTTTGTGATGGCCACGATAAAACGGCTGCACGCCTCTGTTTTAAGCATCAATCCGAAAAAAAATGGTCGGAAGTACCCATGAGGTTTGTCAATAACGACCGCTGGGAAGGGCAGTTTATCGTTGAAAAAGAAGGAGATTATCTTTATACCATCGAAGCGTGGGTAGATCATCTCGCCTCGTGGGAGCATGAAATTACGCTCAAAGTTCGCGATGCGCAGCACGTCAATAGTGAACTGTTGGTGGGGGCGAGTTTGTTGGAAAAAATCGTAAAAAATGCCTCTAAAGAAGATAAAAAAGCGATTCAGGAAGCGATAAAGGCATTTAGAGATGAAAAACGCTACAACGAAGCGGTGCTATTGGCCATTGGCGAGCAAATGGCCGAATGGATAGAAAAGTACGCGTACCGTGAGAATGTGACTCGTTATAAAGAACTGCGCCTATGGGTTGACCGCCCGAGAGCAGGTTTCTCAACGTGGTATTCGATGTTTCCGCGTTCGGCGGCCAAAGAGCCAGGGCAGCACGGAACTTTCCGTGATGTGATAGATTTGTTGCCCCGCATTGAGCGTATGGGCTTTGATGTACTTTATTTGCCGCCTATTCACCCGATTGGGATGCAGTTTCGGAAGGGGAAAAATAACAATGTGTTGTGCCAACCTGGGGAGCCAGGCGTTCCATACGGCATTGGTTCTGAATTGGGTGGCCACGATGCGATTCATCCCGACTTAGGAACACTCGATGATTTTAAAGCCTTGGTAGCGGCGTGTAAAGCCCACGGAATGGAGATTGCGATGGACTTAGCGATTCAGTGTTCACCCGACCACCCGTGGGCCAAAAATCACCCCGAATGGTTTAAAATTCGCCCTGATGGAACGATTCAATATGCCGAAAATCCACCAAAAAAATACCAAGATATTTATCCCATCAACTTTGAAACCGAAGCTTGGGAGAGCTTATGGTTGGAGCTTCGTCGCATTATTTTTGTGTGGGCCGAGTGGGGGGTGCGCATTATTCGGGTGGATAATCCACACACAAAAGCGTTTGCGTTTTGGGATTGGGTGATTGCCGAAACCAAGAAAAAATATCCCGATATGATATTTTTAGCTGAAGCATTTACGCGTCCAAAAGTAATGCAACGTCTGGCTAAAGGTGGTTATAATCAGTCTTATACGTACTACACGTGGCGAACGTCGAAGGAGGAGTTAGTAGCGTACATGACCGAGTTGACACAAACGGAAATGAAACACTATTTTCGCCCAAATTTCTGGCCAAACACGCACGACATCAACCCGCCATTGTTACAGTCGGGGCACGAGCCTAATTTCTTGATTCGCTATTTTATGGCCGCGACGCTGTCGTCGAATTACGGAATTTTTGGCCCTACTTATGAATTTATGGTACATGAGGCTTTTCCAGGAAAAGAAGAATACTGGAATTCAGAAAAATACGAAATCAAACACTGGGATTGGAACCATACCAACAAATTTACCTACGTGATAACGCAAGTAAACCGCGCTCGAAAAGAGAATGCGGCTTTACAACAAACCAATAACATTACGTTTTGCGACATCAATGACGACCAACTTCTGGCGTATCTCAAGACGCATCCCGACGGTAATCGTATTTTGTGCGTGGTGAATTTGGACGGGTACAACCGTCGAGGTAATACGGTGCGGATTCCATTGCATAAAATTGGGAAAGCAGGTTGGGAAGATTTCATTGTCCACGATTTGCTAACGGAGTCCAAGTACGTTTGGAAAGGAGAGTATAACTACATCGAACTTGATCCGTATCTATTGCCTTTCCATTTATTCCGAATAGAAGATTTGTAA